Proteins found in one Arthrobacter pascens genomic segment:
- a CDS encoding ATP-binding protein, giving the protein MTNWRIRDFHSADLDGILHLWETLKATNVEPVYALSEVLASCEKDHAVVAVQGDQVVGAAVGRAAHDQGWIVFLATLPDYRGRGIGTSLLAAVENRMAPHGLNKLSALMPEAETRVEAFLSRGFALKKNLRYFERTIPVQRQELGALGQLGGRILARDLWENVAGMRKEKELLERRLVLPLAEADLADEYGVVPPRAVVLFGPPGTGKTTFAKAIASRLEWPFVEVFPSRLASDPKGLAGALRETFLEIAELEHCVVFIDEVEEIASQRSGEPPSPLQGVTNELLKIIPAFREQPGRLLVCATNFIKSLDTAFLRHGRFDYVIPIGLPDRQAREAMWQRFIPAAVVDDVDVELLVDRTEGFSPADIEYAARSASQRALEKAVYDDGGAASGGSVSVREAVRKGPSTQDYLDAIGDTRTTVSEDVHQDFLEDIDRLGRV; this is encoded by the coding sequence ATGACCAACTGGCGGATCAGAGACTTCCACTCAGCGGACCTGGACGGGATCCTGCACCTGTGGGAGACGCTCAAGGCCACCAACGTCGAACCCGTCTATGCCCTCTCCGAGGTGCTGGCGTCGTGCGAAAAGGACCATGCCGTGGTGGCGGTGCAGGGCGACCAGGTGGTGGGTGCCGCCGTCGGACGTGCCGCGCATGACCAGGGCTGGATCGTCTTCCTGGCCACCCTCCCGGACTACCGGGGCCGCGGCATCGGCACGTCGCTGCTGGCCGCCGTCGAAAACCGCATGGCCCCGCACGGGCTCAACAAGCTCTCCGCCCTGATGCCCGAGGCGGAAACCCGGGTGGAGGCATTCCTCAGCCGCGGGTTCGCACTCAAGAAGAACCTGCGTTATTTCGAGCGGACCATCCCCGTCCAGCGCCAAGAGCTCGGCGCGCTGGGCCAGCTGGGCGGACGGATCCTGGCCCGTGACCTGTGGGAAAACGTGGCCGGCATGCGGAAGGAAAAGGAACTCCTGGAGCGCCGCCTGGTCCTTCCCCTCGCGGAGGCCGACCTCGCCGATGAGTACGGCGTGGTTCCGCCGCGCGCCGTTGTGCTTTTTGGCCCTCCCGGCACCGGCAAAACCACCTTCGCGAAGGCGATCGCCTCCCGGCTGGAGTGGCCCTTTGTGGAGGTGTTCCCGTCGCGGCTCGCGTCCGATCCGAAGGGGCTGGCCGGCGCGCTGCGCGAGACGTTCCTGGAAATCGCTGAGCTCGAGCACTGTGTGGTGTTCATCGACGAGGTGGAAGAAATCGCCTCGCAGCGCTCCGGTGAGCCACCGTCGCCGCTGCAGGGCGTCACCAACGAGCTCCTGAAGATCATCCCGGCCTTCCGCGAACAGCCTGGCCGCCTGCTGGTCTGCGCCACCAACTTCATCAAATCCCTGGATACCGCCTTCCTTCGCCATGGCCGGTTCGACTACGTCATCCCCATCGGCCTGCCCGACCGCCAGGCCCGCGAAGCAATGTGGCAGCGCTTTATCCCCGCCGCCGTTGTGGACGACGTGGATGTGGAACTCCTGGTAGACCGGACCGAGGGATTCTCCCCTGCTGACATCGAGTACGCGGCCCGCAGCGCGTCCCAGCGTGCGCTGGAAAAGGCAGTGTACGACGACGGTGGGGCGGCCTCCGGGGGCAGTGTTTCAGTCCGCGAGGCGGTGCGGAAAGGGCCCTCCACTCAGGACTACCTTGACGCGATCGGTGACACGCGGACCACCGTCAGTGAAGATGTCCACCAGGACTTCCTGGAGGACATCGACCGCCTGGGCCGCGTCTAA
- a CDS encoding SDR family NAD(P)-dependent oxidoreductase codes for MNSSEFDGLVAIVTGGASGIGAAVADRLRAGGARVAVLDLNASGTSHFGVECNVADDASVRSAVESVTARFSRLDIVVNNAGIGAIGDVAANDDDEWARVLDINVVGVARVTRAALPHLRQSPSAAIVNTCSIAATAGLQQRALYSASKGAILSLTLAMAADHIREGIRINCVNPGTVDTPWVARLLSSSADPEAERAALNARQPHGRLVAAEEVAEAVAYLASPRSGSTSGTALAVDGGMQGLRLRPPG; via the coding sequence GTGAACAGTTCAGAATTTGACGGCCTGGTGGCGATCGTCACCGGCGGGGCCTCAGGCATTGGCGCAGCAGTTGCAGACCGGCTCCGGGCTGGCGGCGCCCGGGTCGCGGTCCTGGACCTGAACGCGTCAGGGACTTCGCATTTTGGTGTCGAATGCAATGTGGCGGACGATGCTTCCGTGCGGTCCGCCGTCGAAAGCGTCACGGCCCGCTTCAGCCGGCTGGACATCGTGGTGAACAACGCCGGTATCGGAGCGATAGGCGACGTCGCCGCGAATGACGACGACGAATGGGCCCGCGTGCTGGACATCAACGTCGTCGGGGTGGCCAGGGTGACGCGCGCAGCCCTGCCGCATCTGCGTCAGTCGCCGTCCGCGGCCATCGTCAACACATGCTCCATCGCGGCGACGGCGGGGCTCCAGCAGCGGGCGCTGTACTCGGCGTCGAAGGGCGCCATCCTATCCCTGACGCTGGCCATGGCCGCAGACCACATCCGTGAGGGCATCCGCATAAATTGCGTCAATCCAGGAACTGTGGATACCCCCTGGGTGGCCCGGCTGCTTAGCTCATCAGCGGACCCCGAAGCCGAGCGTGCCGCGCTCAACGCCCGCCAGCCTCACGGCAGGCTCGTTGCAGCCGAGGAAGTGGCGGAGGCCGTGGCCTACCTGGCGAGCCCTCGCTCAGGGTCCACGTCCGGCACCGCCCTGGCGGTGGACGGCGGGATGCAAGGCCTGCGGCTGCGGCCACCAGGGTAG
- a CDS encoding fumarylacetoacetate hydrolase family protein has translation MSIKLARLGERGQEEPAVVTVDANGGEKYFSLAPLTRDIDGSFFANDGIGRTRQALRAGELPELSAAGLRVGAPIARPGSVVCIGMNYAAHAAESGSAPPEIPVVFLKPSNTVSGPFDAAPIPPSSEKYDWEVELGVVIGKEATYLSDASIAMDYVAGYVVANDLSEREYQLPGAAGQWTKGKSLPASTPLGPWLVPADEVDAGRLRLRSLVNGEGRQDSSTADLIFDVATLVHHVSQYMLLEPGDVILTGTPEGVALSGRFPYLQPGDVVELDIEGLGRQRQEFYRQGAAE, from the coding sequence ATGAGTATCAAGCTGGCCCGGTTGGGCGAACGCGGACAGGAAGAACCGGCGGTGGTTACCGTTGACGCAAACGGGGGCGAAAAATACTTCAGCCTTGCGCCACTGACCCGCGACATCGACGGCTCCTTCTTCGCCAATGACGGCATCGGACGCACCCGGCAGGCGCTCCGCGCCGGGGAACTGCCCGAGCTTTCAGCCGCGGGCCTCCGCGTCGGGGCCCCCATTGCGCGCCCCGGCTCCGTTGTCTGCATCGGCATGAACTACGCCGCGCACGCCGCCGAATCGGGCTCCGCCCCGCCGGAAATCCCCGTGGTTTTCCTCAAACCCTCCAACACGGTCAGTGGCCCGTTCGACGCCGCTCCCATCCCGCCGTCGTCGGAAAAGTACGACTGGGAAGTTGAGCTGGGTGTGGTGATCGGGAAGGAAGCCACATATCTGTCCGACGCTTCCATAGCCATGGACTACGTCGCCGGGTACGTGGTCGCCAACGATCTTTCCGAGCGCGAATACCAACTGCCGGGCGCCGCCGGCCAATGGACCAAGGGCAAATCCCTGCCCGCCTCCACGCCGCTGGGCCCATGGCTTGTTCCCGCCGATGAGGTTGACGCCGGCCGGCTGCGGCTGAGGTCCCTGGTCAACGGCGAAGGCCGGCAGGATTCCTCGACGGCGGATCTCATCTTTGACGTTGCCACACTGGTCCACCACGTCAGCCAATACATGCTCCTCGAACCGGGCGACGTGATCCTGACGGGCACCCCCGAGGGTGTGGCCCTGTCCGGCCGCTTCCCGTATCTCCAGCCCGGCGACGTGGTGGAGCTCGATATTGAAGGCCTGGGCCGCCAGCGCCAGGAGTTTTACCGGCAAGGAGCAGCAGAGTGA
- a CDS encoding L-fuconate dehydratase — protein MSVITAVQTFDIRFPTSRELDGSDAMNPDPDYSAAYLIISTDAGDGLEGHGFVFTIGRGNEVEAAAIDALRPHILGRSVEELLDDMGASWKLLVHDSQLRWLGPEKGVMHMAIGAVVNALWDLKAKRAGLPLWELLAGLSPAEIVALVDFRYLSDALTPEEALEILQRAEPGRAERHARLLVEGYAGYTTTPGWLGYSDQKLARLAKEAVADGFTQIKLKVGASLQDDIRRVRAARQAVGPDIKIAVDANQRWDVQEAIEWMAHLAPYDIAWIEEPTSPDDILGHAAIARGVAPIPVASGEHVQNRVMFKQLLQAQSIEVLQLDAARVAGVNENIAILLLAAKFGVRVCPHAGGVGLCEAVQHLSMFDFIAVSGEKDDRMIEFVDHLHEHFVTPVDVHGGCYWPPSAPGAGAEMHRRTLASYRFPDGVTWSADSPGSATDLVREQALKEAPADA, from the coding sequence ATGAGCGTCATCACCGCGGTACAGACCTTTGACATCCGCTTCCCTACCTCCCGGGAACTGGACGGCTCGGACGCGATGAACCCGGACCCCGATTACTCGGCCGCCTACCTCATCATCAGCACAGATGCCGGAGACGGCTTGGAAGGCCACGGCTTTGTCTTCACCATCGGGCGCGGGAATGAGGTGGAAGCTGCCGCGATCGATGCCCTGCGCCCCCACATCCTGGGCCGGAGTGTCGAAGAACTGCTGGATGACATGGGCGCAAGCTGGAAACTGCTGGTCCACGACTCCCAGTTGCGGTGGCTTGGTCCGGAAAAGGGCGTGATGCACATGGCGATCGGCGCTGTGGTGAATGCCCTGTGGGACCTGAAAGCCAAGCGCGCCGGCCTTCCGCTGTGGGAGCTGCTGGCCGGGTTGAGCCCTGCGGAGATCGTTGCCCTGGTGGACTTCCGCTACCTCAGCGATGCCCTGACTCCTGAGGAGGCGCTGGAAATCCTCCAACGCGCCGAGCCGGGGCGGGCTGAACGACACGCGCGGCTCCTCGTTGAGGGCTACGCCGGCTACACCACCACGCCCGGCTGGCTCGGGTACAGCGACCAGAAGCTCGCCCGCCTGGCCAAGGAAGCCGTGGCCGATGGATTTACCCAGATCAAGCTCAAGGTGGGAGCCTCGCTGCAGGATGACATCCGGCGTGTCCGTGCCGCCCGCCAGGCTGTGGGCCCGGACATCAAGATCGCCGTTGACGCCAACCAGCGGTGGGATGTGCAGGAAGCCATTGAATGGATGGCGCATCTGGCACCCTACGACATCGCCTGGATCGAGGAACCCACCAGCCCGGACGACATTCTGGGCCACGCCGCCATTGCCCGGGGCGTGGCACCCATTCCGGTGGCCAGCGGGGAGCACGTGCAGAACCGGGTCATGTTCAAGCAACTGCTGCAGGCACAATCCATCGAAGTGCTCCAGCTGGATGCCGCGCGCGTGGCGGGTGTGAACGAGAACATCGCCATCCTGCTGCTCGCGGCCAAGTTCGGGGTCCGTGTGTGCCCGCACGCCGGCGGCGTCGGCCTCTGCGAAGCAGTCCAACATCTATCAATGTTCGATTTCATCGCCGTCTCGGGAGAGAAGGACGACCGTATGATTGAATTTGTGGATCATCTCCACGAGCATTTCGTCACCCCCGTGGATGTACACGGAGGATGCTACTGGCCGCCGTCAGCCCCTGGCGCCGGCGCCGAAATGCACCGACGCACATTGGCCAGCTACCGCTTCCCCGACGGCGTCACCTGGAGCGCGGACTCGCCCGGCTCCGCCACGGACTTGGTCCGGGAGCAGGCTCTCAAAGAGGCCCCGGCCGATGCCTGA
- a CDS encoding L-rhamnose mutarotase has protein sequence MPETIVLHTKLKPGAAQAYADAHAAIPAELVTALKDAGVASWRIWRSGRELIHVVEVDDYKAMRRELAQHPANVAWQARMAELLEIEDDYSGNDSGVPLVWELP, from the coding sequence ATGCCTGAGACCATAGTCCTGCACACCAAGCTGAAGCCCGGGGCCGCACAGGCCTATGCCGACGCCCACGCCGCCATCCCGGCGGAGCTGGTGACCGCCTTGAAGGACGCCGGCGTTGCCAGCTGGCGGATCTGGCGCAGCGGCCGCGAGCTGATTCATGTCGTGGAAGTGGACGACTATAAGGCAATGCGCCGGGAACTCGCCCAACATCCCGCCAACGTCGCCTGGCAGGCCCGCATGGCTGAGCTGCTGGAGATCGAGGACGATTACAGCGGCAATGATTCCGGCGTTCCGCTGGTCTGGGAGCTGCCATGA
- a CDS encoding aldo/keto reductase encodes MNADISSGARALQLGRLGFGGAGIGNLYRAVPDSQASAVVEAAWDAGIRYFDTAPHYGLGLSERRLGSVLKDKPRQEFALSTKVGRLLEPKQGVLMGGTDQKAEQAPGAPRDSEGFDVPAASRRVWDFSERGIRQSIEESLERLGLDYVDIAYLHDADVHDLAGGIRDGLPALEKLRAEGLVRAIGVGLNSAEAALDCVEAADLDLVMLAGRYTLLEQPEVPLLQRCVEKGTGVVNVGAYNSGLLARHNVPDDAHYNYGQAPHAQLERARQLAAICGSFAVELPTAALQFGLRHAAVVNVTVGATAPEQISDNAARMAEEVPEALWAELSRLGLIPS; translated from the coding sequence ATGAACGCGGACATTTCTTCAGGCGCACGCGCGCTGCAGCTCGGCAGGCTGGGTTTCGGCGGGGCAGGGATCGGCAACCTCTACCGGGCCGTGCCGGACAGCCAGGCATCGGCGGTTGTCGAGGCCGCCTGGGACGCCGGCATCAGGTACTTTGACACCGCTCCGCACTATGGTCTGGGCCTTTCCGAGCGCCGTCTGGGTTCGGTGTTAAAGGACAAGCCGAGGCAGGAGTTTGCCCTTTCCACAAAGGTCGGACGCCTCCTGGAACCCAAGCAGGGCGTGCTGATGGGCGGCACTGACCAGAAGGCTGAGCAAGCTCCGGGAGCACCACGCGACTCCGAAGGCTTCGACGTGCCCGCCGCCAGCCGCCGCGTCTGGGACTTCTCCGAGCGTGGGATCCGGCAAAGCATCGAAGAATCACTCGAACGCCTCGGCCTGGATTACGTGGACATCGCCTACCTGCACGACGCAGACGTCCACGACCTCGCCGGAGGCATCCGTGACGGACTTCCAGCCCTCGAAAAGCTGCGTGCCGAGGGGCTGGTGCGCGCCATCGGCGTCGGGCTCAACTCAGCGGAAGCGGCCCTTGACTGCGTCGAGGCCGCGGACCTGGACCTGGTGATGCTGGCGGGCCGGTACACGCTGCTGGAGCAGCCCGAGGTCCCGCTTCTGCAGCGCTGCGTGGAGAAGGGCACGGGAGTGGTCAACGTCGGTGCCTACAATTCCGGGCTGCTGGCCAGGCACAATGTACCCGACGACGCGCACTACAACTACGGGCAGGCGCCGCACGCACAGCTGGAACGCGCCCGGCAGCTCGCAGCCATCTGCGGCAGCTTCGCAGTGGAACTTCCGACGGCGGCGCTTCAGTTCGGCCTGCGTCACGCCGCCGTGGTCAACGTGACAGTTGGGGCAACGGCTCCCGAGCAGATCAGCGACAACGCAGCCCGGATGGCTGAAGAGGTTCCCGAGGCACTTTGGGCAGAACTTTCACGGCTGGGGTTGATTCCGTCATGA
- a CDS encoding amidohydrolase family protein has translation MIDAHLHLWELAPASGQPGGAGAPRRPYSWLGPQHGALFRSYREAEAHETLVDAGVTGAVLVQADDTLADTESMLAAADRNDWVLAVVGWIPLEQPELAEAELERLGQNPKFRGVRHLVHDDPRDNFLELPEVRESLKRLASKGLPLDIPDAYPRHLQRAVALARDLPELTVILDHLGKPPLTDSIPAGGKGADPELERWRREFRALAELPNTVAKVSGLHLPGLEYTAEALRPLWEEALTAFGPERLMIGMDWPVSTLGAPYRRTLEVLLELAADLDPADRHALLEGTAIRTYGLRTPPASGPTLNQQDEVKA, from the coding sequence ATGATCGATGCACATCTTCACTTGTGGGAACTGGCGCCTGCCTCCGGGCAGCCTGGCGGTGCGGGCGCGCCCCGGCGTCCCTACTCCTGGCTTGGTCCCCAGCATGGAGCCCTCTTCCGCAGCTACCGCGAAGCGGAGGCGCACGAAACGCTCGTGGATGCTGGAGTCACCGGAGCGGTGCTCGTTCAGGCCGACGACACCCTCGCGGATACGGAATCCATGCTCGCCGCCGCTGACCGCAACGACTGGGTGCTTGCCGTCGTCGGCTGGATACCGTTGGAACAGCCCGAGCTGGCAGAGGCGGAGCTGGAGCGGCTGGGCCAGAACCCGAAGTTCCGCGGCGTCCGGCACCTGGTCCACGACGATCCACGGGACAACTTCCTCGAGCTTCCGGAGGTTCGCGAATCGCTGAAGCGGCTGGCGTCCAAAGGCCTGCCCCTGGACATTCCGGATGCCTACCCCCGCCACCTGCAGCGCGCCGTCGCCCTTGCCCGTGACCTTCCCGAACTCACCGTGATCCTCGATCACCTGGGCAAACCGCCGCTCACGGACAGTATCCCGGCCGGCGGCAAAGGGGCGGACCCCGAGTTGGAGCGCTGGCGCCGGGAATTCCGCGCGCTGGCGGAGTTGCCCAACACCGTTGCGAAGGTATCGGGACTGCATCTGCCCGGACTCGAATACACGGCGGAGGCACTGCGTCCTCTGTGGGAAGAGGCGCTGACGGCTTTTGGGCCTGAACGGCTCATGATCGGCATGGATTGGCCGGTCAGCACGCTGGGTGCACCCTACCGCCGCACCCTGGAAGTGCTGCTGGAACTGGCCGCAGACCTGGACCCGGCGGACAGACACGCGTTACTTGAGGGCACTGCAATCCGCACTTACGGACTGCGGACGCCGCCGGCATCCGGACCAACACTCAACCAGCAAGACGAGGTGAAAGCATGA
- a CDS encoding sugar ABC transporter ATP-binding protein has protein sequence MTADQTTLLSVRGVGKTFPGVRALHNMQLDLRHGEVLALVGENGAGKSTLMKLLSGIYVPDEGTFELNGVAFTPAGPKHAQELGISIIHQEFNLMPDLTVAQNIYIGREPRRYGMLSERALNRKTQDLFDRMSLKLDPRERCGELTVAKQQMVEIAKALSHDSKVIIMDEPTAALNDAEVATLHELIRGFVSPETGVIYISHRMDELKQISQRITVIRDGEYVDTVDTGETTMREVISLMVGRSISGEQRPAADEADNTDDVVLSVAGLTTPSLLKGVSFALRRGEILGFAGLMGAGRTEVARALVGADKASFERLQVKGDDVRIPNPAAAAKLGIGYLSEDRKHLGLMLERDVKENIMLSSLAENSAAGFIRDASLRRTADEYARKLRIKTPSIRQLARNLSGGNQQKVVIAKWLVKDCDILIFDEPTRGIDVGAKDEIYKLLNELAAAGKAIIMISSELPEVLRLSHRIAVMCEGRITGFLSNAEATQENIMELATRRVSITTGAPTL, from the coding sequence ATGACCGCGGATCAAACAACGCTGTTGTCCGTGCGCGGCGTGGGGAAGACCTTCCCTGGGGTCAGAGCACTGCATAACATGCAGCTGGACCTTCGGCACGGTGAGGTGCTCGCCCTGGTGGGCGAAAACGGTGCGGGCAAATCAACGCTGATGAAGCTGCTCTCGGGCATCTACGTCCCCGACGAGGGAACGTTCGAGCTCAACGGGGTGGCCTTTACGCCGGCCGGACCGAAGCACGCCCAGGAACTGGGCATCAGCATCATCCATCAGGAGTTCAACCTGATGCCGGACCTGACCGTGGCGCAGAATATCTACATCGGCCGCGAACCGCGCCGCTATGGCATGCTGAGCGAGCGAGCCCTCAACCGGAAAACCCAGGACCTGTTTGACCGGATGAGCCTGAAGCTGGACCCGCGGGAGCGCTGCGGTGAACTGACCGTGGCCAAACAGCAGATGGTGGAGATCGCCAAAGCCCTGAGCCACGATTCCAAAGTGATCATCATGGACGAGCCCACCGCCGCCCTGAACGACGCCGAAGTGGCCACCCTCCATGAACTGATCCGCGGGTTTGTGTCGCCGGAGACAGGCGTGATCTATATCTCGCACCGCATGGACGAGCTCAAGCAGATATCCCAGCGCATCACAGTCATCCGCGACGGCGAATACGTGGACACCGTGGACACCGGGGAAACCACCATGCGGGAGGTCATCTCGCTTATGGTGGGCCGTTCGATTTCCGGCGAACAGCGGCCGGCGGCGGACGAAGCGGACAATACAGACGACGTCGTGCTCTCCGTTGCGGGACTCACCACCCCTTCACTGCTCAAGGGTGTCAGCTTCGCGCTGCGCCGTGGCGAGATCCTGGGCTTTGCTGGGCTCATGGGAGCCGGGCGTACCGAAGTGGCCCGGGCACTCGTGGGCGCGGACAAGGCCAGTTTTGAACGGCTGCAGGTGAAGGGGGATGACGTGCGGATCCCGAACCCTGCGGCCGCCGCCAAGCTTGGCATCGGCTACCTCTCGGAGGACCGCAAGCATCTTGGTCTCATGCTGGAACGCGACGTGAAGGAGAACATCATGCTGTCCTCACTCGCCGAAAACTCGGCGGCGGGGTTCATCCGTGATGCCTCGCTCCGCCGGACGGCCGACGAATACGCGCGGAAACTCCGGATCAAAACGCCGTCCATCAGGCAGCTGGCCCGGAATCTCTCCGGCGGCAATCAACAGAAGGTCGTCATTGCGAAATGGCTGGTCAAGGACTGCGACATCCTGATCTTTGATGAGCCCACCAGGGGCATCGACGTCGGAGCCAAGGACGAGATCTACAAGCTCCTCAACGAACTCGCAGCTGCTGGCAAGGCGATCATCATGATTTCATCCGAACTGCCCGAAGTCCTTCGCCTGTCCCACCGGATCGCCGTTATGTGCGAAGGGCGAATCACCGGTTTCCTCAGCAACGCCGAAGCCACCCAGGAAAACATCATGGAACTTGCCACCCGGCGCGTCTCCATCACCACAGGAGCACCAACCTTATGA
- a CDS encoding ABC transporter permease, with amino-acid sequence MSIVETPKPKESKALTAPSSPPRVQGLSLRLRSSLQQLLAFGSLIILVVFFGVMNSRFLLPGNLSDILLSTVVIGLLALGATFVIITGGIDLSVGTGMSLCSVMVGVVLTYLGLPMWAGVVGGILMGALIGAVNGFLISFLKIPPFIATLATMLVCQGMALVVSGTKPIYFTGTEGFSNLALGKPIAGLVVPNAVFIFFAVATIAGVVMSKTLLGRYTFSIGSNEEATALSGINVRSWKLWIYTAAGAFTGLAGVIIAARLNSAQPGQGMGYELQAIAAVVIGGTSLAGGKGSIVGTVIGALIMSVLTNGLRVISVPQEWQNVAIGVVILVAVYLDMLRRKEAAT; translated from the coding sequence ATGAGCATCGTAGAAACCCCCAAGCCGAAAGAGTCCAAGGCGCTGACGGCCCCGTCCTCACCTCCGCGGGTGCAGGGTCTCTCCCTGCGGCTTCGCTCTTCCCTGCAGCAGCTCCTGGCCTTCGGCTCCCTGATTATCCTGGTGGTCTTCTTCGGCGTCATGAACTCGCGGTTCCTGCTGCCGGGCAACCTCTCGGACATCCTGCTCTCCACGGTGGTCATCGGCCTCCTGGCGCTCGGAGCGACGTTTGTCATCATCACCGGCGGCATCGACCTGTCAGTGGGCACCGGCATGAGTCTGTGTTCGGTGATGGTGGGTGTTGTACTGACCTACCTGGGCCTGCCGATGTGGGCCGGGGTGGTGGGCGGCATCCTGATGGGAGCGCTGATCGGGGCGGTGAACGGGTTCCTCATTTCCTTCCTGAAAATCCCGCCCTTCATCGCCACGCTGGCCACCATGCTCGTCTGCCAGGGCATGGCGCTGGTGGTCTCCGGAACCAAGCCCATCTACTTCACCGGCACCGAGGGGTTCTCCAACCTCGCCCTGGGCAAACCCATTGCGGGGCTGGTGGTTCCCAACGCGGTCTTCATCTTCTTCGCCGTGGCCACCATTGCCGGCGTGGTGATGAGCAAGACGCTTCTGGGCCGCTATACCTTCTCCATCGGCTCCAACGAGGAAGCGACGGCCCTCTCCGGCATCAATGTCCGCAGCTGGAAGCTCTGGATCTACACCGCGGCCGGGGCGTTCACCGGGCTGGCCGGCGTCATCATCGCCGCCCGGCTCAACTCCGCCCAGCCGGGGCAGGGCATGGGATATGAACTCCAGGCGATTGCCGCCGTCGTGATTGGTGGAACGTCCCTGGCCGGAGGCAAGGGTTCCATCGTGGGAACGGTGATCGGTGCCCTCATCATGTCCGTCCTCACCAACGGCCTGCGCGTCATCTCGGTGCCGCAGGAATGGCAGAACGTGGCCATCGGCGTCGTCATCCTGGTAGCTGTCTACCTGGACATGCTTCGCCGGAAGGAGGCCGCCACGTAG
- a CDS encoding ABC transporter substrate-binding protein has translation MNKSTFDRRSFLTLSGLALGVVAIAGCEAPAGTPGASAPGGAKQYIAIVSKGFQHQFWQAVKQGADKAAKEFDVEVSFEGPNTEKDVDQQIQMLTTALGKSPAAIGFAALDSQAATPLLEQAKSKNIPVIAFDSGVDSDIPVTTASTDNKAAAAEAAKHLAELIGGSGDIAIIGHDQTSKSGTDRRDGFKEYIEKNHPNVKIVAIQYAGGDQLLSADAAKAIVTANPNLKGMYGTNEGSAIGVVKAVEELGLKGKLTIVGFDSGKAQIDAIRSGLMAGAVTQNPVGIGYETVKAAVAAIKGDKVEKVVDTGFYWYDAKNIDSDEIKPNLYQ, from the coding sequence ATGAACAAGTCCACTTTCGACCGGCGCAGTTTCCTCACCCTGTCCGGTCTGGCCCTGGGCGTCGTAGCCATTGCCGGCTGTGAAGCGCCCGCGGGAACCCCCGGAGCATCCGCCCCAGGGGGAGCGAAACAATACATCGCCATCGTCTCCAAAGGCTTCCAGCACCAGTTCTGGCAGGCCGTGAAGCAGGGCGCCGACAAGGCAGCGAAGGAGTTCGACGTCGAAGTCAGCTTCGAAGGCCCCAACACCGAAAAGGACGTGGATCAGCAGATCCAGATGCTCACTACCGCGCTGGGCAAGTCGCCGGCCGCGATTGGTTTCGCCGCCCTGGACTCACAGGCGGCCACCCCTTTGCTTGAGCAGGCCAAGAGCAAGAACATCCCGGTCATCGCCTTCGACTCCGGTGTTGACTCGGATATCCCTGTGACCACTGCCTCCACGGACAACAAGGCTGCCGCGGCGGAGGCCGCCAAACATCTCGCCGAGCTCATTGGCGGTTCAGGTGACATCGCGATCATCGGCCACGACCAGACCTCCAAATCCGGTACGGACCGCCGCGACGGTTTCAAGGAATACATCGAAAAGAACCACCCGAACGTCAAAATCGTGGCCATCCAGTACGCCGGCGGCGATCAGCTCCTCTCAGCTGATGCGGCCAAGGCCATCGTGACGGCCAACCCCAACCTCAAGGGCATGTACGGCACCAACGAGGGGTCGGCTATCGGCGTCGTCAAGGCTGTTGAAGAACTGGGTCTCAAGGGAAAGCTGACCATCGTCGGCTTCGACTCCGGCAAGGCACAGATCGATGCCATCAGGTCCGGCCTGATGGCCGGAGCCGTCACCCAAAACCCGGTGGGAATTGGCTACGAAACAGTCAAGGCTGCCGTGGCCGCCATCAAGGGCGACAAGGTGGAGAAGGTGGTGGACACCGGTTTCTACTGGTACGACGCCAAGAATATCGATTCGGACGAGATCAAGCCCAACCTCTACCAGTAG